A portion of the bacterium genome contains these proteins:
- a CDS encoding MBL fold metallo-hydrolase — MMLREVVPGILGWSVFSEPHGYDWNGWLVQDAGGSLCIDPVDPGAEGLEQLAELGVARILLTNRNHSRAAARVKERTGASIAIHDGDAAYARDQGTPVDATLLPGEQLGPLVVTPVPGKSPGEVAFHWPARRLLIVGDAVVGKPPGQLALLREKVLDDPARLRASVRALLELDLDVLLLGDGAPILSNANARLRELVAGFPA, encoded by the coding sequence GTGATGCTGCGCGAGGTGGTGCCGGGCATTCTCGGCTGGAGCGTCTTCTCGGAGCCGCACGGCTACGACTGGAACGGCTGGCTCGTGCAGGACGCGGGCGGCAGCCTCTGCATCGATCCCGTCGATCCTGGCGCCGAGGGGCTGGAGCAGCTCGCCGAGCTGGGCGTCGCCCGCATCCTGCTCACGAACCGTAACCACAGCCGTGCGGCGGCGCGCGTGAAGGAGCGCACCGGCGCGTCGATCGCGATCCACGACGGCGACGCCGCATACGCGCGCGACCAGGGGACGCCGGTCGACGCGACGCTGCTGCCCGGCGAGCAGCTCGGGCCGCTCGTCGTCACGCCGGTGCCGGGAAAATCGCCGGGCGAGGTGGCGTTCCATTGGCCGGCGCGGCGGCTACTGATCGTCGGCGACGCCGTCGTCGGCAAGCCGCCGGGGCAGCTCGCGCTCCTGCGCGAGAAGGTGCTCGACGATCCCGCCCGCCTGCGCGCCAGCGTACGCGCCCTGCTCGAGCTGGACCTCGACGTGCTGCTCCTCGGCGACGGGGCGCCGATCCTGTCGAACGCGAACGCGCGGCTGCGGGAGCTGGTCGCCGGCTTCCCGGCCTGA
- a CDS encoding glycosyltransferase, whose product MIQATLRPLPERAPTPFLDGVPPTVAGKFFFVGDRKLYLRGVSYGPFGPASHGFPFPEEDVLERDFALAAEMGANCLRTFTVPPRWLLDRAARHGLRVMVTIPWAEHITFLDRHEVENEIVGTVRAAAENLGGHPALFALLVGNEIPPDMVRWYGPERVQAFLRRLAEEIRERAPGTLVSYANFPSTEYLDVTEFVDFVSFNVYLHREPDFRRYLSRLQNLAEDKPLVLTEFGVDSIREGNDHQAELLSWMIRAGYESGAAGCFVFSWTDDWFTGGAQIADWAFGVVDARRAKKPAFHAVQQRYQAPLPPALERAPRVSVVVCAYNAERTMEACLESLRHLNYPDYEVVVVNDGSTDRTLAISEDFARRYAADASGPRFVLISQANEGLSIARNVGAEAATGEIVAYTDSDCVPDPDWLYFLVYKFVRHGFVAVGGPNFPPPEPSLVPAAVAVSPGGPTHVLLDDEVAEHIPGCNMAFTKQAIAEVHGFEAIFAAAGDDVDFCWRLQNRGHAVGFSPAATVWHYRRNTVKAYLKQQMGYGKAEALLYFKHPYRFNMLGQSRWLGRIYGELTTAVLSRRPVIYFGAFGRGLFQSMYEAPSSLLSYLPFTLEWNLIGIILFLAGLVSPRIMPVAILPLAVSIAWAVGTAVNARVDPRFGGFRARALIAVLTYLGPLARGVQRYLWRMRGMAEIEPVTMPGRHTPARVDLPTRSYTLRYWSEQSHEKENLLGALMEFLIPRKYLIAVDPGWNRWDVEIYRGIWAKARIAVATENHGGTKRLLNLRCEIRPTRVSQLSLVGFALAVIAGVVFGVPEITAVGGALGLVNLAVIVGENVRLGRILHDSCDIVASALGLAPVDGNGERPAPARAAA is encoded by the coding sequence ATGATCCAGGCCACCCTGCGCCCGCTTCCCGAGCGGGCCCCGACCCCGTTCCTCGACGGGGTGCCACCCACCGTCGCCGGCAAGTTCTTCTTCGTCGGCGACCGCAAGCTCTACCTCCGCGGCGTCTCCTACGGCCCCTTCGGGCCGGCCAGCCACGGCTTCCCGTTCCCGGAGGAGGACGTCCTCGAGCGGGACTTCGCGCTCGCGGCGGAGATGGGCGCGAATTGCCTGCGCACCTTCACGGTGCCGCCGCGCTGGCTGCTCGACCGCGCCGCCCGCCATGGCCTGCGGGTCATGGTGACGATCCCCTGGGCCGAGCACATCACCTTCCTCGACCGCCACGAGGTCGAGAACGAGATCGTCGGCACCGTGCGCGCCGCCGCCGAGAACCTCGGCGGCCATCCGGCGCTGTTCGCGCTCCTCGTCGGCAACGAGATCCCGCCCGACATGGTGCGCTGGTATGGGCCCGAGCGAGTGCAGGCGTTCCTGCGCCGCCTCGCCGAGGAGATCCGCGAGCGGGCGCCGGGGACGCTCGTAAGCTACGCCAACTTCCCCTCGACCGAGTACCTCGACGTCACCGAGTTCGTCGACTTCGTCTCCTTCAACGTCTACCTGCATCGCGAGCCGGATTTCCGCCGCTATCTGTCGCGGCTCCAGAACCTCGCCGAGGACAAGCCGCTCGTCCTCACCGAGTTCGGCGTCGACTCGATCCGCGAGGGCAACGACCACCAGGCCGAGCTGCTGTCCTGGATGATCCGCGCCGGCTACGAGTCGGGCGCGGCCGGCTGCTTCGTCTTCTCCTGGACCGACGACTGGTTCACGGGTGGGGCGCAGATCGCCGACTGGGCCTTCGGCGTCGTCGACGCCCGGCGCGCGAAGAAGCCCGCCTTCCACGCCGTCCAGCAGCGCTACCAGGCGCCGCTGCCGCCGGCCCTCGAGCGCGCACCGCGCGTGTCGGTCGTCGTGTGCGCCTACAACGCCGAGCGGACGATGGAGGCGTGCCTCGAGTCGCTGCGCCACCTCAACTACCCCGACTACGAGGTCGTGGTCGTGAACGACGGCTCGACCGACCGCACCCTCGCGATCAGCGAGGACTTCGCGCGCCGGTATGCTGCCGACGCCAGCGGACCGCGCTTCGTCCTCATCAGCCAGGCGAACGAGGGCCTGTCGATCGCCCGCAACGTGGGCGCCGAGGCGGCGACGGGCGAGATCGTCGCCTACACCGACTCGGACTGCGTGCCCGACCCGGACTGGCTCTACTTCCTCGTCTACAAGTTCGTGCGCCACGGCTTCGTCGCCGTCGGCGGGCCGAACTTCCCGCCGCCCGAGCCGAGTCTGGTGCCCGCGGCCGTCGCGGTCTCTCCGGGCGGCCCCACGCACGTGCTGCTCGACGACGAGGTCGCCGAGCACATCCCCGGCTGCAACATGGCCTTCACCAAGCAGGCCATCGCCGAGGTGCACGGCTTCGAAGCGATCTTCGCCGCCGCGGGCGACGACGTCGACTTCTGCTGGCGCCTGCAGAACCGCGGCCACGCGGTGGGCTTCAGCCCGGCGGCGACGGTGTGGCACTACCGCCGCAACACCGTGAAGGCCTATCTCAAGCAGCAGATGGGCTACGGCAAGGCGGAGGCGCTGCTCTACTTCAAGCATCCATACCGCTTCAACATGCTCGGGCAGTCGCGCTGGCTCGGCCGCATCTACGGCGAGCTCACGACGGCGGTGCTGTCGCGCCGCCCGGTGATCTACTTCGGCGCCTTCGGCCGCGGCCTCTTCCAGTCGATGTACGAGGCGCCGTCCTCGCTCCTCAGCTACCTGCCGTTCACGCTCGAGTGGAATCTGATCGGCATCATCCTGTTCCTCGCCGGGCTGGTCTCGCCGCGCATCATGCCGGTCGCGATCCTGCCCCTGGCGGTGTCCATCGCCTGGGCCGTCGGCACGGCCGTCAACGCCCGCGTCGACCCGCGCTTCGGCGGCTTCCGGGCCCGCGCGCTGATCGCCGTGCTCACCTACCTCGGCCCGCTCGCGCGCGGCGTGCAGCGCTACCTCTGGCGCATGCGCGGCATGGCCGAGATCGAGCCCGTGACCATGCCCGGGCGCCACACGCCCGCCCGCGTCGACCTCCCGACGCGGTCCTACACCCTGCGCTACTGGAGCGAGCAGTCGCACGAGAAGGAGAACCTCCTCGGCGCGCTCATGGAGTTCCTGATCCCGCGCAAGTACCTGATCGCCGTCGATCCCGGCTGGAATCGCTGGGACGTGGAGATCTACCGCGGCATCTGGGCGAAGGCGCGCATCGCCGTCGCGACCGAGAACCACGGCGGCACCAAGCGGCTGCTCAACCTGCGCTGCGAGATCCGCCCGACGCGGGTCTCGCAGCTCTCCCTCGTCGGCTTCGCCCTGGCGGTGATCGCGGGGGTCGTCTTCGGTGTGCCCGAGATCACGGCGGTCGGCGGCGCGCTCGGGCTCGTCAACCTCGCCGTCATCGTCGGCGAGAACGTCCGCCTCGGCCGCATCCTGCACGACAGCTGCGACATCGTGGCGAGCGCCCTCGGCCTGGCGCCCGTCGACGGCAACGGCGAGCGCCCGGCGCCGGCGCGCGCGGCAGCCTAG
- a CDS encoding NAD(P)/FAD-dependent oxidoreductase — translation MLGSDVMSSASGRPRVVVLGAGFAGLRAVRQLAGGPADVVWLDARNYHTFLPLLYQVATAGLEPQAIVYPTRSFLRRLPGVQFRMARIAGGDPERRVLRTDAGEEIGYDWLIVATGGAAEDFGIPGVREHACALYDVDDARLLRNRVLTQLEYAAVEPDGPDRSGRLTFVIVGAGPTGVETAGALAELRRHVVPSDYPSIPPAALRIVLLEAAGDVLLAFDERLRARARRDLAGFGVEVRLDTRVDAVSPEGVHLAGGETIAARTVVWAAGIRAGGITAGLGLPTGRSGRLRTTPALQSLGSAAVFVAGDVALVDGAERLPQVAQVAMQGGTHAARNVLRAIAGQPLEAFVYDDKGAMATIGRSRAVAEIGRVKLTGPLAWWAWLVLHVVMLIGFRNRAVVLVNWAWNYLTYDRGLRAILGASTRAEARRDDRSTGRAA, via the coding sequence GTGCTAGGGTCCGACGTGATGTCGTCGGCGAGCGGGCGGCCGCGGGTCGTGGTCCTCGGGGCGGGCTTCGCCGGCCTGCGCGCGGTCCGCCAGCTCGCAGGCGGCCCGGCCGACGTCGTCTGGCTCGACGCGCGCAACTATCACACGTTCCTGCCGCTCCTCTATCAGGTCGCGACCGCGGGGCTCGAGCCGCAGGCCATCGTCTATCCGACGCGCAGCTTTCTGCGCCGTCTGCCCGGCGTCCAATTCCGCATGGCGCGCATCGCAGGCGGCGACCCCGAGCGCCGCGTGCTCCGCACCGACGCGGGCGAAGAGATCGGCTACGACTGGCTGATCGTCGCCACCGGCGGGGCTGCGGAGGACTTCGGCATCCCGGGCGTGCGCGAGCATGCCTGCGCGCTCTACGATGTCGACGACGCGCGCCTGCTGCGCAACCGCGTGCTGACGCAGCTCGAGTACGCGGCCGTCGAGCCCGACGGCCCGGACCGCAGCGGGCGGCTGACGTTCGTCATCGTCGGCGCCGGGCCGACCGGCGTCGAGACCGCCGGCGCGCTCGCGGAGCTGCGCCGTCACGTGGTGCCGTCGGACTATCCGTCGATCCCGCCGGCGGCGCTGCGCATCGTGCTGCTGGAGGCCGCGGGCGACGTCCTGCTCGCCTTCGACGAGCGCCTGCGCGCGCGTGCCCGCCGCGACCTCGCCGGCTTCGGCGTCGAAGTGCGGCTCGACACCCGCGTCGATGCCGTGAGCCCGGAGGGCGTCCACCTCGCCGGCGGCGAGACGATCGCGGCACGTACCGTCGTCTGGGCGGCCGGCATCCGCGCCGGCGGCATCACCGCAGGGCTCGGGCTCCCCACCGGCCGCAGCGGCCGGCTGCGCACCACGCCCGCCCTGCAGTCCCTCGGGAGCGCGGCCGTCTTCGTCGCGGGCGACGTCGCGCTCGTCGACGGCGCGGAGCGCCTGCCGCAGGTCGCGCAGGTCGCCATGCAGGGCGGCACGCACGCCGCGCGCAACGTCCTGCGGGCGATCGCCGGCCAGCCGCTCGAGGCCTTCGTCTACGACGACAAGGGCGCCATGGCGACGATCGGCCGCAGCCGTGCCGTCGCCGAGATCGGTCGCGTGAAGCTCACCGGCCCGCTCGCGTGGTGGGCGTGGCTCGTCCTCCACGTCGTCATGCTGATCGGGTTCCGCAATCGCGCCGTGGTGCTGGTCAACTGGGCCTGGAACTACCTCACGTACGACCGCGGCCTGCGCGCGATCCTCGGCGCGTCGACGCGCGCGGAGGCGCGCCGCGACGATCGCAGCACCGGCCGCGCGGCCTGA
- a CDS encoding 4a-hydroxytetrahydrobiopterin dehydratase: MSLRAKHCVSCEGGVPKLDADDVARLAGEIPDWVVRDAKLHRTFAFRDFATAMRFVNRMADLAEAEGHHPDFTVHYREVQVTIWTHTIGGLSENDFILAARIDALETA; the protein is encoded by the coding sequence ATGAGCCTGCGCGCGAAGCACTGCGTGTCCTGCGAGGGCGGCGTCCCGAAGCTCGACGCGGACGACGTCGCCCGCCTCGCCGGCGAGATCCCCGACTGGGTCGTCCGCGACGCGAAGCTGCACCGCACCTTCGCCTTTCGCGACTTCGCCACCGCGATGCGCTTCGTGAACCGCATGGCCGACCTCGCCGAAGCCGAAGGCCATCACCCGGATTTCACCGTCCACTACCGCGAGGTCCAGGTCACCATCTGGACGCACACGATCGGCGGTCTCTCCGAGAACGATTTCATCCTCGCCGCTAGGATCGACGCCCTGGAGACGGCGTGA